The stretch of DNA GGGAGTGGTCTGAGGGTAGATGGGGACTCTGACAGCCACCTTTCCCCGCCAGTGGGGCTCATTGTCAGCCACCTGCCCTTTGGCCCTACTGCCTACTTCACGCTGTGCAACGTGGTCATGCGGCATGACATCCCAGACCTGGGCACCATGTCGGAGGCCAAGCCCCACCTCATCACACACGGCTTCTCCTCCCGCCTGGGCAAGCGGGTAAGTCTGGGGGCCTTTGGGCCAGGGCTGCGGGCCAGGCCAGGCATTTGccactccctttctctctctttccttgtgGTCCAGGTCTCTGACATCCTCCGATACCTATTTCCTGTGCCCAAAGATGACAGCCACCGGGTCATCACCTTCGCAAACCAGGACGACTACATATCATTCCGGTGGGTCCATCGGCCATGCCCCAGGTGTTCCCACCCTGTGTACCCTGTGCTGCTTGCCATTGACCCACAGCTGTTCCCTCCCAGGCACCATGTGTACAAGAAGACAGACCACCGCAACGTGGAGCTCACTGAGGTCGGACCCCGCTTTGAGCTGAAGTGTGAGTTTGAGGCTGAATCCCATGTTTGGGGCTGGGAGGCAAGGCTGGTTTTGCTGGGGCTGATGGCCATCCCTGCCTGCAGTGTACATGATCCGCCTGGGCACACTGGAGCAGGAGGCCACCGCAGACGTGGAGTGGCGCTGGCACCCTTACACCAATACCGCACACAAGAGGGTCTTCCTGAGCACCGACTGAGCCCATTCACCACTTAGTCAGGACATGGACTTGGAACTCAGGACGGGGACTCTCGTAGACAGACCCGCCAGGAGGGTCTCACTGACAGGCCCACTGAGCTGGGATGTGGAACTGTGGCGGATGAGGAGGTGTGAATAAACCGTCTGTGTCATGTGGCCCCGCCTCCCTCTGAGTGGTTGTGCCAAGTCTGCAGGGTAAAGCCCATGGGGTCCCTTTGAGTGGGGACCTGATGGCTGTGGGACGTTCTCCGGCCTGGAGTCGATGTTGGGGTTAACCTAGTCAGAGATTTGATGCTAATGTCCCCTCAAAAGTCAGGGTCATATGAGCGCCTCAGCAGGCAGGTGCAGGTAGCAGGGCCAGCCTGCGTCACCAGCAGCACACCAAGTTAACTCACTGAGCGGGAGCCACCAGTTTGCCAGCACGGGGGGACAGGCCACACACGGTACTCAGCAGGATGGCTCCCCTGCCCCTGAAGGGGACATGGTGATGCTAAGGGACTGACTGCCCACTGCACCTCCAGCAACCCTGCGAGGGATGGATATTCAAAGTCACACAGGAGGGCTAGCACAACCCAGAGTCTCCCGCTGGCCTCACCACACTCACTCTTCCGTGGCCCCCGTTCCCTGCATGTACTTATGGGCCCTGGTCTTCTACAGAGTGGGTGTTGAGGCCCTGCAGGATTCACTGGGGTTTCCAGGGAGGGAGTGATGACAACCAGAAAGGGATCCGCCGCACCAAGCAGGGAGAGGCCTGTGAAGAAGAAAGGTGGTGCAGGGACAGGGCGGTGGCCTCTGCACACATGTCCTGGGCTGAGCGGAAGTGTGTGGCAGCAGAGGCCACCTGCATGACCCATGCAGAGGGCTCTAAGGTGGTCAGTGTTCATTAGGTCCATAACAGGAGCAGCCCAGTGGGAGAAGCAGGCAGGGAACCTCTAGGGCACAGTGTTCCATGAGGGCTGCAATTGGGACTTCAAAGAGCCTTCGTGTGACTTCTGTCCCCACTCCCATGAATCCACTTCCTTCTGCAGGGTCTCCCACCTTGTCATCTCACTCCACCTGTAACAAATGTGTCATTAGGTTTTCTGTGAATTTTGAACATTTCAAGATACATACGAAAGTAGAATCATATGCCGTGTGTGTGTTTCTTGTGGCTGCAGTCAGTTACCCCggactgtgtggcttaaacaacagaaaatgattctcacagttccagaggccaAAGTCCGTGATCTAGTTGTGGGTTCGATCCCACATCTTGGACTTTTGCCTTCCTGTGCTGCCTCTTCTTTCATCCGCCAGATCACCTGTGTGTCTCCTAACAGACTTCTCACTGGATGTAGGGCCGTGGGATAATCCAGGATGAACTCTATTTCAAGATTCTGAACTTGGTTacctctgcaaagacccttttttcaaatgtcaccttcacAGGCTCCAAGAGTTAGTGTGGATGACATATCTCTTGAGCGGGCCATTTGCCTCACCACCTATCCGCATAACCACCTTCAGTGGCCATATGTGCTGTATACCTGTAAGTGACTCAGCCGCCA from Callithrix jacchus isolate 240 chromosome 6, calJac240_pri, whole genome shotgun sequence encodes:
- the IMP4 gene encoding U3 small nucleolar ribonucleoprotein IMP4 isoform X1, encoding MLRREARLRREYLYRKAREEAQRSAQERKERLRRALEENRLIPTELRREALALQGSLEFDDAGGEGVISHMDDEYRWAGVEDPKVMITTSRDPSSRLKMFAKELKLVFPGAQRMNRGRHEVGALVRACKANGVTDLLVVHEHRGTPVGLIVSHLPFGPTAYFTLCNVVMRHDIPDLGTMSEAKPHLITHGFSSRLGKRVSLGAFGPGLRARPGICHSLSLSFLVVQVSDILRYLFPVPKDDSHRVITFANQDDYISFRHHVYKKTDHRNVELTEVGPRFELKLYMIRLGTLEQEATADVEWRWHPYTNTAHKRVFLSTD
- the IMP4 gene encoding U3 small nucleolar ribonucleoprotein IMP4 isoform X2; protein product: MLRREARLRREYLYRKAREEAQRSAQERKERLRRALEENRLIPTELRREALALQGSLEFDDAGGEGVISHMDDEYRWAGVEDPKVMITTSRDPSSRLKMFAKELKLVFPGAQRMNRGRHEVGALVRACKANGVTDLLVVHEHRGTPVGLIVSHLPFGPTAYFTLCNVVMRHDIPDLGTMSEAKPHLITHGFSSRLGKRVSDILRYLFPVPKDDSHRVITFANQDDYISFRHHVYKKTDHRNVELTEVGPRFELKLYMIRLGTLEQEATADVEWRWHPYTNTAHKRVFLSTD